CGGGGTCCTTGCGCGCCCGCGAGCTGCTGGACACCTGGGCTGAGTCGCGCGCGAAGTTCGTGAAGGTCTTCCCGCACGAGTACAAGCGCGTGCTGGCCGAGCGCGCCGCCCGCGCCAACGCCCCCGTTCGCCCTGAGCTTGTCGAAGGGCCCGGTGCTGCGCAAGGGCTTCGACAGGCTCAGCCCGAACGGATCTCTGGTCAGCCCGAACGGATCTCTGGTCAGCCCGAACGGATCTCTGGTCAGCCCGAACAGATCCCTGGTCAGCCCGAGCGGATCCCTGGTCAGCCCGAGCGGGCTCTTCTCAAGTAACTCTTCACCGAGCAAAGAACCATGGGCAAGGTCACCGGTTTCCTGGAGTACGAGCGCCTCGAAGAGGGCTACGAGCCCCCGCAGCAGCGCCTGAAGACCTGGAAGGAATTCGTCATCACGCTGACGGAGGACAAGGCCAAGGTGCAGGGCGCGCGCTGCATGGACTGCGGCACGCCGTTCTGCAACAGCGGCTGCCCGGTCAACAACATCATCCCGGACTTCAACGACCTCGTGTACCAGGGCGACTGGAAAGACGCCATCGAGGTTCTGCACCAGACGAACAACTTCCCCGAGTTCACCGGCCGTGTCTGCCCCGCGCCCTGCGAGGCCGCCTGCACGCTCAACGTCAACGACGATCCGGTCGGCATCAAGAGCATCGAGCACGCCATCATCGACCGTGCCTGGAGCCAGGGCTGGGTGCAGCCGCAGCCGCCGGCCGCGAAGACGGGCAAGAAGGTGGCCGTGGTGGGCAGCGGCCCCGCGGGCCTGGCCGCGGCGCAGCAGCTGGCCCGCGCGGGCCACGACGTGACCGTGTTCGAGAAGAACTCGCGCATCGGCGGCCTGCTGCGCTACGGCATCCCCGACTTCAAGATGGAGAAGTCGCACATCGACCGCCGCATCGATCAGATGCAGGCCGAAGGCGTGGTGTTCCGCACCGGCGTGCTGGTGGGCAACATGCCGGCCGAAGGCGCCGCGGCCAAGGTGACCAACGACGCCAGGGAAACCATCACGCCCGAGCAGCTGAGGGCCGGGTTCGACGCCGTGCTGCTGGCCTGCGGCAGCGAGACCAGCCGCGACCTGCCCGTGCCGGGGCGTGATCTGGACGGCGTGCACTTCGCGATGGAGTTCCTGCCGCAGCAGAACAAGGTGGTGGCGGGCGACAAACTCAAGAAGCAGATCTCGGCCGCCGGCAAGCACGTCATCGTCATCGGCGGCGGCGACACCGGCTCCGACTGCGTGGGCACCAGCAACCGCCACGGCGCGGCCAGCGTGACGCAGTTCGAGCTCATGCCGCAACCGCCCGAGCAGGAAGACAAGCCGCTCACCTGGCCCTACTGGCCCGCCAAGCTGCGCACCAGCTCCAGCCATGAGGAAGGCTGCTCGCGCGAGTTCGCGATCGCCACCAAGGCGTTCGTGGGCAGCAAGGGCAAGGTCACCGGCCTGAAGACGGTGCACCTGCAATGGCAGGGCGGCAGGATGACCGAGGTGCCCGGCACCGAGAAGGAGTGGAAGGCCGACCTCGTGCTGCTGGCCATGGGCTTCACGGCGCCCGTGTCCACGGTGCTTGAGGTGTTCGGCGTGGAGCGCGACAACCGCGGCAACGCCAAGGCGCCCACGGAAACCGAAGGCGCCTACCGCACCAACGTCGACAAGGTCTTTGCCGCCGGCGATGTCCGGCGCGGCCAGAGCCTGGTGGTCTGGGCCATCCGCGAAGGCCGCCAGGCCGCCCGTGCGGTGGACGAGTTCCTCCTGGGCGCGAGCACCTTGCCCCGCTGAAGCGGCCTTTCGCACCCGCACGAGGGCGCTTCATCGCGCCACCGTGTCCGGACTTTCCCTGCATGCCACAATCTGCGCCGCTCGTGCCGGGCTCCGGCACGCCTGACGGCTCGCCTTGTTCGACAAGCCCTTCATCGAGATCGATCACGTCACGTTCGGGTACGACAACACCCGGACCATCCTCTCCGACGTGTCGCTGAAATTTCCGCGCGGCAAGGTCACCGCCATCCTCGGTGGCTCGGGCTGTGGCAAGACCACGCTGATGCGGCTGATCGGTGGCGTGCACGCCGCTGACAAGGGCCGCGTGGTGTTCGACGGCGAGGTGCTCAACACCCGCGACAGCGCGCAGCTGTTCCGCATCCGCCGCCGCCTGGGCATGCTGTTCCAGTTCGGAGCGCTGTTCACCGACCTCACGGTCTTCGACAACGTGGCCTTCCCGATGCGCGAGCACACCCGGCTGCCCGAGTCGATGATCCGCGACCTGGTGCTGATGAAGCTCAACGCCGTGGGCCTGCGCGGCGCGGCCCACCTGCGCATCTCCGAGGTCTCGGGCGGCATGGCACGGCGCATCGCGCTGGCTCGCGCCATTGCGCTGGACCCCGAACTCATCATGTACGACGAGCCCTTCGCGGGCCTGGACCTCATCAGCATGGGCGTGGCGGCCAAGCTCATCCGCACGCTCAACGACACCACCGGCGCCACCAGCCTGGTGGTGAGCCACGACGTGCCGGAGTGCATGGCCATCAGCGACTGGGTGATCCTGCTGGCCAACCAGGGCCGCGTGGTGGCCCAGGGCACGCCGCAGCAGCTGATGAGCAGCGCCGACCCCGAAACCCGCCAGTTCGTGCGCGGCGAGCCGGACGGCCCGGTGAAGTTCCACTTCCCGGCGCGCGAGCTGGCCGAGGACTTCCTGCGATGAACCCCGCCGAGCAACTGCAGCGCCTGGGCGCCTGGGCGCTCGAGCAGTTCCGCGGCTGGGGCCATGCGGCCTACTTCGTGTTTGACCTGCTGCGCGTGCTGCCGCAGTCGCTGCGGCGCTTCGGTCTGGTGGTGGGCCAGATCTACGCCATCGGCAACCGCTCGCTGATCATCATCTGCGCCTCGGGCCTGGCGGTGGGCTTCGTGCTGGCGCTGCAGATGTACTACGCACTCGTGACCTTCGGCGCCACCGAGACCATGGGCCTGATCGTCAACCTGGCCCTCGTGCGCGAGCTCGGCCCCGTGGTGGCGGCGCTGCTGTTCGCCGGCCGCGCCGGCACCTCGCTCACGGCCGAGATCGGCCTCATGAAGGCCGGCGAGCAGATCTCGGCGATGGAGCTCATGGCCATCGATCCGCGCGCCCGGGTGCTGGCGCCGCGCTTCATCGGCGGCATCATCTCGATGCCGCTGTTGGCCATCTTGTTCTCGGCGGTCGGCATCATCGGCGCCTGGGTCGTGGCGGTGCTGCTGATCGGCGTGGACGCGGGCAACTTCTGGTCGATCATGCAGACACGCGTGGACGTCTGGCGCGATGTCGGCAACGGCGTCGTCAAGGCCTTCGTGTTTGGCGTCATCTGCACGTTGGTGGCGCTGTACCAGGGCTACGAAACCGAGGCCACGCCCGAGGGGGTGGCCTATGCGACGACACGCACCGTGGTGATCTCGTCGCTGTGGGTGCTGGGGATGGACTTCATCCTCACCGCGCTGATGTTCTCGACGCCCTGACACCACGGCGTCGGCACCACTGGAGAACCCGCTCATGGGACGAAAAGGGATCGAAACACTGGTCGGCCTGTTTGTGCTGCTGGGACTGTTGGCGCTGGTGTTCCTGGCCCTGCAGGCCGCCAACCTGGGGGCCAGCGGCGGCGGCGCCACCTATTCGGTGCAGGCGCGCTTCGACAACATCGGCGGCCTCAAGCCGCGTGCCCCGGTGCGTGTGGCCGGCGTCACCGTGGGCCGCGTCAAGAGCATCGGCGTCGACCCCAAGACCTTCCAGGGCGTGGTCACGCTGGACATCGAGAAGGCCTACAGCCTGCCCAAGGACACGGCGGCCAAGATCCTGACCTCGGGCCTGCTGGGTGATCAGTACATCGGCCTGGAGCCCGGCGGCGACGACGCCAGCCTGGCGGCCGGCGACACCATCGCGCAGACACAGAGCGCGGTGGTGCTGGAGAACCTGATCGGGCAGTTCCTCACCAGTCGGGCCGACAGCGCCGGCAGCGCCGGCGGCGCCGCCTCGGGGGCGAGCCCGTGAGCGCCCGGCCCCTGCTCGCTCCGGCGGCCCTGGCGGCGCTGCTGTTGCTCGGCGGCTGCGCCACCACGGGTCCGGCCACGCCGGGCGATCCATGGGAAGGCTTCAACCGCAAGGTCTTCGCCTTCAACGACGCCGTCGACAACGCCGTGTTGCGCCCGGTGGCCGAGACCTACCGCGACACCGTGCCGCAGCTCGTGCGCACCGGGGTCTCCAACGTCCTGGGCAACCTCGGCGACCTCTGGTCGGCGACCAACCACTTCCTGCAGGGCAAGGGCGCCAGCGGCCTTGAGCAGGGCATGCGCTTCCTCACCAACACCCTGTTCGGCCTGGGCGGCCTGCTCGACCCGGCCAGTGAGATGGGCCTGAAGCGCCAGAGCGAAGACTTCGGCCAGACGCTGGGCAAGTGGGGCCTGGGCCCCGGCCCCTACCTCGTGCTGCCGCTGCTGGGCCCGAGCTCGCTCCGCGACGGCATCGGCCGCGTGCCCGACATGGCCGCGTCGCCGTCGAACCTGTTCGACGACAGCAAGGTGAGCACGCTGACCACCGTGCTGACGGTGGTGGACGCCCGCGCCTCGCTGCTGGGCGTGACGGGGCTGGCCGACCGCGTCTCGTTGGACAGGTACAGCTTCTTCCGCCAGGGCTACCTGTCGCGCCGCCGTGACGCCGTGTACGACGGGGCGCCGCCGGCCGAGGCTTTCGAGGACATCGGCGACGATCCGCCGCCGGCCGCGCCGGCTCGCCCGGCACCGCCGCCGCGTCCCGCCCCCCGCTGAGGTGTGCACGACGCGCTGAACTCGCGCGCCGAGCGCGCATCGAAGGAACCCGCGCCCGCCGATTGGGCGCCCGACCCCGAAAGGAACGCCGTGTTTGCCACTTTCCGCCGCCTCGTCGCCTCGACGCTGCTGCTCGCCACCGGGGCCGCCCTGGCCTCTGCGCCAGCGCCCGACGTGCTGATCCGTCAGGTGTCCACCGAGGTGCTCGAGGCCGCCAGGAACGACAAGGCCATCCAGGCCGGTGACGTGGCCCGTGTCGCGGCCCTCGTCGACAGCAAGGTCATGCCGCATGTCGACTTCGAGGTCGTCACGCGCTCGGCCGTGGGCGTGCAGTGGCGCGGCGCCTCGCCCGAGCAGCGCAGCCGCCTGCAGGCCGAGTTCAAGCAGCTGCTGATCCGGGTCTACTCTGGCGCGCTGGCCGAGCTCAAGGACCAGACCGTGCAGATCACGCGCACGCAGCCGGTGCAAGGCAGCACGCAGGTGATCGTCCAGTCCGAGGTGCGCGGCAAGGGCGAGCCCATCAAGCTCGACTACCGCCTCGACCGCCGGGGCGCCGCGGGCGCCGAGGTCTGGAAGATCATCGACGTCAACGTGGCCGGCCTTTGGCTGGTGCAGAACTACCGCACGCAGTTCGCGCAGGAGCTCAGCAAGGGCGGCATCGACGGCCTGATCGCGGCGCTGACCGAACGCAACAAGGGCGGAAAGAGCTGAAGCCATGGCCGACAGCGCGCTGAAGCTGCCCGCCAGCGTCACCATCGACGAGACCGCCGCGCTGGCGGCTCAACTGCAGGCGAAGGCACAGGCCGGCAGCGGCTTGCTTCAAGTGGACGCCTCGGCCGTGGTGGCCTCGGACAGTTCCACCATCGCGTTGCTGCTGGAGGCCCGCCGCCAGGCCGAGGCCGCCGGCCGTGGCTTCGAGGTCCGCGGCGCTCCGGCCAAGCTGGTGGACCTGGCGCGCCTTTACGGCGTCGACGGCCTCCTGGCGCTGGCTCCCGCGTCGGCGCCGTCGTCGCCGTAGGGCGCTGCACCCGGCGTGGTCACGTAGCGCCGCTCGCGCAGGT
This portion of the Ideonella sp. WA131b genome encodes:
- a CDS encoding glutamate synthase subunit beta — encoded protein: MGKVTGFLEYERLEEGYEPPQQRLKTWKEFVITLTEDKAKVQGARCMDCGTPFCNSGCPVNNIIPDFNDLVYQGDWKDAIEVLHQTNNFPEFTGRVCPAPCEAACTLNVNDDPVGIKSIEHAIIDRAWSQGWVQPQPPAAKTGKKVAVVGSGPAGLAAAQQLARAGHDVTVFEKNSRIGGLLRYGIPDFKMEKSHIDRRIDQMQAEGVVFRTGVLVGNMPAEGAAAKVTNDARETITPEQLRAGFDAVLLACGSETSRDLPVPGRDLDGVHFAMEFLPQQNKVVAGDKLKKQISAAGKHVIVIGGGDTGSDCVGTSNRHGAASVTQFELMPQPPEQEDKPLTWPYWPAKLRTSSSHEEGCSREFAIATKAFVGSKGKVTGLKTVHLQWQGGRMTEVPGTEKEWKADLVLLAMGFTAPVSTVLEVFGVERDNRGNAKAPTETEGAYRTNVDKVFAAGDVRRGQSLVVWAIREGRQAARAVDEFLLGASTLPR
- a CDS encoding ABC transporter ATP-binding protein, encoding MFDKPFIEIDHVTFGYDNTRTILSDVSLKFPRGKVTAILGGSGCGKTTLMRLIGGVHAADKGRVVFDGEVLNTRDSAQLFRIRRRLGMLFQFGALFTDLTVFDNVAFPMREHTRLPESMIRDLVLMKLNAVGLRGAAHLRISEVSGGMARRIALARAIALDPELIMYDEPFAGLDLISMGVAAKLIRTLNDTTGATSLVVSHDVPECMAISDWVILLANQGRVVAQGTPQQLMSSADPETRQFVRGEPDGPVKFHFPARELAEDFLR
- the mlaE gene encoding lipid asymmetry maintenance ABC transporter permease subunit MlaE, which encodes MNPAEQLQRLGAWALEQFRGWGHAAYFVFDLLRVLPQSLRRFGLVVGQIYAIGNRSLIIICASGLAVGFVLALQMYYALVTFGATETMGLIVNLALVRELGPVVAALLFAGRAGTSLTAEIGLMKAGEQISAMELMAIDPRARVLAPRFIGGIISMPLLAILFSAVGIIGAWVVAVLLIGVDAGNFWSIMQTRVDVWRDVGNGVVKAFVFGVICTLVALYQGYETEATPEGVAYATTRTVVISSLWVLGMDFILTALMFSTP
- the mlaD gene encoding outer membrane lipid asymmetry maintenance protein MlaD codes for the protein MGRKGIETLVGLFVLLGLLALVFLALQAANLGASGGGATYSVQARFDNIGGLKPRAPVRVAGVTVGRVKSIGVDPKTFQGVVTLDIEKAYSLPKDTAAKILTSGLLGDQYIGLEPGGDDASLAAGDTIAQTQSAVVLENLIGQFLTSRADSAGSAGGAASGASP
- a CDS encoding VacJ family lipoprotein, whose protein sequence is MLAPAALAALLLLGGCATTGPATPGDPWEGFNRKVFAFNDAVDNAVLRPVAETYRDTVPQLVRTGVSNVLGNLGDLWSATNHFLQGKGASGLEQGMRFLTNTLFGLGGLLDPASEMGLKRQSEDFGQTLGKWGLGPGPYLVLPLLGPSSLRDGIGRVPDMAASPSNLFDDSKVSTLTTVLTVVDARASLLGVTGLADRVSLDRYSFFRQGYLSRRRDAVYDGAPPAEAFEDIGDDPPPAAPARPAPPPRPAPR
- a CDS encoding ABC transporter substrate-binding protein, whose product is MLLATGAALASAPAPDVLIRQVSTEVLEAARNDKAIQAGDVARVAALVDSKVMPHVDFEVVTRSAVGVQWRGASPEQRSRLQAEFKQLLIRVYSGALAELKDQTVQITRTQPVQGSTQVIVQSEVRGKGEPIKLDYRLDRRGAAGAEVWKIIDVNVAGLWLVQNYRTQFAQELSKGGIDGLIAALTERNKGGKS
- a CDS encoding STAS domain-containing protein; its protein translation is MADSALKLPASVTIDETAALAAQLQAKAQAGSGLLQVDASAVVASDSSTIALLLEARRQAEAAGRGFEVRGAPAKLVDLARLYGVDGLLALAPASAPSSP